In Musa acuminata AAA Group cultivar baxijiao chromosome BXJ3-9, Cavendish_Baxijiao_AAA, whole genome shotgun sequence, a single genomic region encodes these proteins:
- the LOC135648534 gene encoding uncharacterized protein LOC135648534 codes for MPRRSYGGRSGSRAARRSASPRDPMQTARSAPPPAPAQGGGSMLGGIGATIADGMAFGAGSAIARRAVDAVLGCPTVQHEKAASPADSVSGPTSKGSDACTTHVKAFQDCINNYESDISKCQFYMDMLNECRRGSGAVM; via the exons GACGCTCTGGTTCTCGTGCTGCACGTCGATCAGCTTCACCAAGAGATCCAATGCAGACAG CTCGCTCTGCGCCCCCACCAGCTCCTGCTCAAGGAGGAGGATCGATGCTTGGAGGAATTGGTGCCACCATTGCAGATG GCATGGCATTTGGTGCTGGAAGTGCTATTGCACGCAGAGCTGTTGATGCTGTTCTCGGCTGTCCTACTGTTCAACATGAGAAGGCTGCCTCTCCAGCTGATTCAGTGAGTGGCCCTACTTCTAAGGGTTCTGATGCTTGCACTACTCACGTTAAAGCCTTCCAAGAT TGCATCAACAACTATGAGAGTGATATTAGCAAATGCCAGTTCTACATGGACATGCTGAATGAGTGTCGCCGGGGTTCTGGAGCTGTTATGTAG